One Ostrinia nubilalis chromosome 6, ilOstNubi1.1, whole genome shotgun sequence genomic region harbors:
- the LOC135072989 gene encoding probable ATP-dependent RNA helicase DDX28 — protein sequence MSKLRQIILSSYCRYYSAQQAKKKLPIISCKRPEFNHYEGQTYKKFEGVKLASKGWLHAKSKGDYFVIYGDANKKVEKEVYKKSFEEIGVSNELIEVMTSQGISLPTEIQTKAIPSILKGNNTVVTAETGCGKTLAYLLPIFQHILQWKPNIDEEFNSPLAVVITPNRELATQIGEVAQNIAQSLNLNVTTLVGGKTKQKMLDPPIEYCDILVTTLGAYSKLVTTGIFKLHNVHHVVLDEADSLLDDSFIGKVSNLMKKFSIRHKVEIQTPPVGCQVTFVSATMPHELPATVNSFVDPESLKTVTTSNVHRILPHVPQKFLRLGKAHKPAELLKLVQADMNMKHPVMIFSNQTSTCDFVSMFLNENNIECININGQMAVALKMGKFDLFKSGKVNVLSCTDIASRGLDTTRVQHIINYDFPLYTADYIHRCGRTGRIGSSQNCHVTNFIAWPREVQQVQKIEASVRKHSELPSVNANIKRIIEDRIVKMVDSGAIRNVA from the exons ATGTCAAAATTACGACAAATAATTCTATCATCATATTGCCGCTATTATAGTGCTCAGCAGGCCAAGAAGAAACTACCGATAATATCGTGTAAACGTCCCGAATTCAATCACTATGAGGGCCAAACTTATAAAAAGTTTGAGGGAGTCAAACTGGCTTCTAAGGGCTGGCTCCACGCTAAGTCTAAGGGAGACTACTTTGTGATATATGGTGATGCAAACAAGAAGGTAGAAAAAGAGGTGTACAAGAAAAGTTTTGAGGAAATTGGCGTGTCGAATGAGTTGATTGAGGTTATGACTAGTCAAGGAATTTCGTTGCCTACGGAGATTCAGACTAAAGCAATACCGTCGATTTTAAAAGGCAATAACACTGTAGTCACGGCTGAGACGGGATGTGGCAAGACGCTGGCGTATTTGCTCCCAATTTTCCAGCACATACTACAGTGGAAACCAAACATAGATGAGGAGTTTAACAGTCCGTTAGCAGTTGTTATTACTCCAAATAGAGAACTAG CAACACAGATTGGGGAGGTCGCCCAGAACATAGCTCAGAGCTTGAATCTAAATGTAACCACACTTGTTGGCGGTAAAACCAAGCAGAAGATGCTGGATCCCCCAATAGAATACTGTGATATACTTGTCACAACCCTAGGAGCGTACAGCAAGCTGGTTACGACTGgtatttttaagttacacaatgtCCACCATGTGGTTCTGGATGAAGCGGATTCTTTGCTTGATGATAGCTTTATTGGAAAAGTATCAAACTTGATGAAGAAGTTTTCT ATACGTCACAAAGTGGAAATCCAGACGCCTCCAGTGGGTTGCCAAGTGACCTTTGTGAGTGCCACGATGCCTCATGAATTACCAGCAACAGTCAACTCATTCGTTGATCCTGAATCTTTAAAAACTGTGACCACCTCTAACGTACATAGAATATTGCCACATGTGCCTCAAAA GTTCCTCCGGCTTGGCAAAGCCCATAAACCAGCTGAGCTCTTGAAGTTAGTCCAGGCAGACATGAATATGAAGCACCCAGTGATGATATTCTCCAACCAAACGTCCACTTGCGACTTCGTGTCGATGTTCCTTAACGAGAATAACATTGAATGCATCAATATAAACGGACAGATGGCCGTTGCTTTGAAAATGGGGAAGTTTGATCTGTTCAAGAGTGGCAAAGTTAATGTGCTGTCTTGTACAGATATAGCATCGCGTGGATTGGATACTACTCGT gtTCAACACATAATCAACTACGATTTCCCACTATACACTGCCGACTACATCCATCGCTGCGGGCGCACCGGTCGCATCGGCTCCTCCCAAAACTGCCACGTCACGAATTTCATTGCTTGGCCAAGAGAAGTGCAGCAAGTCCAGAAAATCGAGGCCTCTGTGAGGAAGCACAGTGAACTGCCAAGCGTGAACGCTAACATAAAAAGGATAATTGAAGATAGGATAGTGAAGATGGTCGATTCTGGTGCAATCAGGAACGTGGCGTAG